GATGAAAAGAATTTGTTCACCTTTTTTGCCCATAATATGATTATCTGCCCTATTGAATACACCACAATTCCGACGATGACTATAAAAATAGGGATTCGTGGTTCCCATGTAAAACGCCCACCATCAAAGACTGATATTATAAGAGTCGCAAAAAAGACAGGTACAGAAACAATATAGATGATTTTATCCCATCTCTTCATGCCTTTTCCAGGTTTTAACCTTTCATTTATTAATTCGGGAGGTAGTAAGAAATGGGAGAGCAATATAAAAATAATGTTCAATCCATTGTACACCCATCCCTGCCAGTAATCGATGCGTCCTGCACCAATGAATGTTATAGCAATCATTAATGCAAGGAAAGAAATGGATTTAAAAAGTAACTTTCCTTCTACTTTTCCAAGCTTACTTACCTGATTGGTCATATATAATCCTCCTAACACTTTTATCTAATGGTTTGACACATGCAAACACCATGAGAGGATATTTACCATCTTCCATAATAAAACGGTCATACAGATGTTCCATTTTCATTTGTTTTACTTCAAATCCTACCTCTTTTAAAAGATCAAGCCATGTTTTCAAATTGAAAATGCCTAATGTATGGCATTCAGTGTGAATTCTCAGTTTACTCTTTTGACGAATCAAATAGATAAGTGTTGCTTCATAAATCGTCAGAGCAGGGTTTGGAATATAGTTATTTTCAAAAATTGTGATTTCTATATCTCCTTTAGAACCAGTATAAACAAAATTATTCTCTATGAACTCTTCTTTGATATTAGCTACAATTAAGAGTACACCGCCTGGTTTCAAGTGGTTGTATGCTGTAATAATTGTACTTTTGAGGTCTTCTACCGTGGTCATATAACCTATAGAATCAGGAATAGCAACTGCATCAAAACATTCGCCTAATTTTACTGTTCTCATATCACCATGGTGATATGTCACTTCCAGATTGCAATTTCTTGCAATTTCAAGCATACCGGGACTCAAGTCCACCCCTGTTACTTTAAAATGTTTTTTAAAGGTGTAATCATTGCCACCTGCACCACAACCAAGATGAAGCAAGGTTTTTGTTTTGGATTTTGAATGATCTTTGATTACCCTGCTAAATACCTCTGTCTCTTCTACATATTCCTC
This window of the Methanobacterium sp. genome carries:
- a CDS encoding isoprenylcysteine carboxylmethyltransferase family protein, with the protein product MTNQVSKLGKVEGKLLFKSISFLALMIAITFIGAGRIDYWQGWVYNGLNIIFILLSHFLLPPELINERLKPGKGMKRWDKIIYIVSVPVFFATLIISVFDGGRFTWEPRIPIFIVIVGIVVYSIGQIIILWAKKVNKFFSSVVRIQKDRGQTVCKSGPYHYLRHPGYFGGILFIIATPLVLGSFWGLIPSVIAVFLLVIRTYLEDETLQRELEGYMEYTNEVRYRLLPGIW
- a CDS encoding class I SAM-dependent methyltransferase, which codes for MKKHKWQAYNEFAWTDPIIAPPEEYVEETEVFSRVIKDHSKSKTKTLLHLGCGAGGNDYTFKKHFKVTGVDLSPGMLEIARNCNLEVTYHHGDMRTVKLGECFDAVAIPDSIGYMTTVEDLKSTIITAYNHLKPGGVLLIVANIKEEFIENNFVYTGSKGDIEITIFENNYIPNPALTIYEATLIYLIRQKSKLRIHTECHTLGIFNLKTWLDLLKEVGFEVKQMKMEHLYDRFIMEDGKYPLMVFACVKPLDKSVRRIIYDQSGK